One genomic window of Clostridioides sp. ES-S-0054-01 includes the following:
- a CDS encoding NUDIX hydrolase, which yields MIVRRCAGGVVFYANKVLIVKNDRGEWTLPKGKILGGGLPYESAVQRVKVETGIDAKMIDVAGDTMYEFFSRSRQQEVCNAIMWYVMEACNTDCVLAPEFQEGGFYKVKDALEMLSHHKEQALVEVSYKKFKELKKLVSEGDDVPAN from the coding sequence ATGATAGTAAGACGTTGTGCAGGTGGAGTAGTGTTTTATGCTAATAAAGTACTTATTGTAAAAAATGATAGAGGTGAATGGACACTTCCAAAAGGAAAGATACTTGGAGGAGGACTTCCATATGAGAGTGCTGTTCAAAGAGTTAAAGTAGAGACTGGTATAGATGCTAAAATGATAGATGTGGCTGGCGATACTATGTATGAATTTTTCTCAAGAAGTAGACAACAAGAAGTTTGTAATGCAATAATGTGGTATGTTATGGAGGCTTGTAACACTGATTGTGTACTTGCTCCTGAATTCCAAGAAGGTGGATTTTATAAAGTAAAGGATGCTTTAGAAATGTTGTCACATCATAAAGAACAAGCTTTAGTAGAAGTATCTTATAAAAAGTTTAAGGAATTAAAGAAATTAGTTTCAGAGGGCGATGATGTTCCAGCAAATTAA
- a CDS encoding YigZ family protein, whose protein sequence is MSNYRTLHEFGTDEITIEKSVFIGYASPIKSEEEALEFINEIKKKHKDATHNVWAYTVGQNMNIQRYSDDGEPQGTAGIPTLEVIKKEDLRDVVVVVTRYFGGTKLGAGGLVRAYTKGAKLGLEAGKIIYKVMYQEVKIKIDYTQLGKVQNELMNLGYFIKDTVYEDNVEIVVYSRLEDVEKLSEKMIDITSGTGKIVLGEEFYLSEQNGEILL, encoded by the coding sequence ATGAGCAATTACAGGACATTACATGAATTTGGAACGGATGAAATAACGATTGAAAAGTCTGTTTTTATTGGATATGCTAGTCCTATAAAGAGTGAAGAGGAAGCATTAGAATTTATAAATGAAATAAAGAAAAAGCATAAAGATGCAACGCACAATGTGTGGGCTTATACAGTAGGACAAAATATGAATATACAAAGATACAGTGACGATGGAGAGCCACAAGGAACAGCGGGGATACCTACATTAGAGGTTATAAAAAAAGAAGATTTGAGAGATGTAGTAGTTGTTGTTACTAGGTATTTTGGAGGCACAAAATTAGGTGCAGGTGGTTTAGTTAGAGCTTATACAAAAGGTGCTAAGCTGGGACTTGAAGCAGGTAAGATAATTTATAAGGTAATGTATCAAGAAGTTAAGATTAAGATAGACTATACTCAACTTGGAAAAGTACAAAATGAGTTAATGAATTTAGGGTATTTTATAAAAGATACTGTATATGAGGATAATGTTGAGATAGTAGTATATTCAAGATTAGAAGATGTAGAGAAATTATCAGAAAAAATGATTGATATAACAAGTGGAACAGGCAAAATAGTTTTGGGGGAGGAATTTTATTTGTCTGAACAAAATGGAGAAATTTTACTGTAA
- a CDS encoding sulfite exporter TauE/SafE family protein, whose protein sequence is MLFALIGFFAGIIGGMGMGGGTILIPALVLLAGIDTKIAQSVNLLSSIPMTLIALAIHIKNKNVVFKLVIPIAVFGVLGAVFGSLLANYLSSDILKKIFGVFLLLVGLFEVKKGFCAKSDKKPLN, encoded by the coding sequence ATGTTATTTGCTCTAATTGGATTTTTTGCAGGAATTATTGGAGGAATGGGAATGGGTGGAGGAACAATCCTTATACCTGCACTCGTTTTGCTTGCTGGTATAGATACTAAAATAGCACAAAGTGTAAATTTACTTTCATCTATCCCTATGACACTTATAGCACTTGCTATACATATAAAAAATAAAAATGTAGTTTTTAAATTGGTCATACCTATAGCTGTGTTTGGGGTTTTAGGAGCTGTGTTTGGTTCACTATTAGCTAATTATCTGTCTTCAGATATATTAAAAAAAATATTTGGGGTATTTTTACTTTTAGTTGGTTTATTTGAAGTAAAAAAAGGATTCTGTGCAAAATCTGATAAAAAGCCATTAAATTGA
- a CDS encoding sulfite exporter TauE/SafE family protein translates to MKKTDDLKKKYFNFNLKNTIIGVFTGFINGVFGSGGGTLLVPILNDIVKIEEHKSHATALSIIVFLTTASSVLYVSKGTYDVNLTIKVAVGSILGGIIGAKLLNKVTGKFLRISFGIIMIIAALRMVF, encoded by the coding sequence ATGAAAAAAACTGATGATTTAAAGAAAAAATATTTTAATTTTAACTTAAAAAATACAATAATTGGTGTTTTTACAGGATTTATAAATGGGGTGTTTGGTTCTGGAGGAGGTACTCTTTTAGTTCCAATATTAAATGACATTGTTAAGATAGAAGAACATAAATCTCATGCAACTGCTCTTTCTATAATAGTTTTCTTAACGACAGCAAGTTCTGTTTTATATGTATCTAAAGGTACTTATGATGTTAATTTAACAATTAAAGTTGCAGTTGGAAGTATTCTTGGTGGTATTATAGGAGCTAAGTTACTAAATAAGGTTACTGGAAAGTTTCTTAGAATTTCTTTTGGAATAATCATGATAATTGCAGCATTAAGGATGGTGTTTTAA
- a CDS encoding transposase produces MKRAYRIEINPTTEQKSKIHQTIGVSRFIYNFYIAHNKEVYESKGKFISGMDFSKWLNNEYIPNNQDMKWIKDVSSKATKQAIMNGDKAFKDFFKKTKGFPKFKKKKNQDVKAYFPKNNKTDWTIERHRVKIPTLGWVRLKEFGYIPINSIVKSGTVSQKSDRYYVSILVEEDNIQVSKCTNEGIGIDLGIKDFAICSNGSKFKNINKTSTVKKVEKKLKREQRKLSRKYESLKVRNKNIKEGVATRQNIQKQVVKVQKIHQRLANIRTDYINKTVFQVIEQKPSYITIEDLNVSGMMKNKHLSKAISSQKFFEFRTKLTAKCKQNNIELRVVDRWYPSSKTCSQCGEINKDLKLKDRVYKCECGLSIDRDLNASINLKNAKKYKIATYICTEG; encoded by the coding sequence TTGAAAAGAGCATACAGAATAGAAATTAATCCTACTACTGAACAAAAATCTAAAATACATCAAACGATTGGTGTTAGTAGATTTATATATAACTTCTATATTGCTCACAATAAAGAAGTTTATGAGAGTAAAGGTAAATTTATAAGCGGTATGGATTTTTCTAAATGGTTAAATAATGAATATATTCCTAATAATCAAGATATGAAATGGATTAAAGATGTATCTTCTAAGGCTACAAAACAAGCTATTATGAATGGAGATAAAGCTTTTAAAGATTTCTTTAAAAAAACTAAAGGTTTTCCTAAGTTCAAGAAAAAGAAAAATCAAGATGTTAAAGCATATTTTCCAAAGAATAACAAAACTGATTGGACTATTGAAAGGCATAGGGTCAAAATACCTACTCTTGGTTGGGTAAGACTAAAAGAATTTGGATATATACCAATAAATTCAATAGTTAAAAGTGGTACAGTAAGTCAAAAATCTGATAGATACTATGTATCTATATTAGTTGAGGAAGATAATATTCAAGTATCTAAATGTACTAATGAAGGAATAGGTATTGACTTAGGAATTAAAGATTTTGCAATATGCTCAAATGGAAGCAAATTTAAAAATATAAATAAGACTTCGACTGTCAAAAAAGTTGAAAAGAAATTAAAAAGAGAACAAAGAAAACTTTCAAGAAAATATGAGAGTTTAAAAGTAAGAAATAAAAATATAAAAGAAGGAGTAGCTACTCGTCAAAATATCCAAAAACAGGTAGTCAAAGTACAAAAAATTCATCAAAGATTAGCTAATATAAGAACTGATTATATTAATAAGACAGTATTTCAGGTAATAGAGCAAAAGCCAAGCTATATAACCATTGAAGATTTAAATGTTAGTGGAATGATGAAAAATAAGCATTTATCAAAGGCAATATCAAGTCAAAAGTTCTTTGAATTTAGAACCAAACTAACTGCTAAATGCAAACAAAATAATATAGAACTTAGAGTAGTTGACAGATGGTATCCATCATCAAAGACTTGTAGCCAATGTGGAGAGATTAATAAAGATTTAAAACTTAAAGATAGAGTGTACAAATGTGAATGTGGATTATCTATTGATAGAGATTTAAATGCAAGTATTAATCTTAAAAATGCTAAAAAATATAAGATAGCTACTTATATATGTACGGAGGGCTAA
- the nadE gene encoding NAD(+) synthase — protein MSNIKIQIDKTVEWLVNKVNEANAKGLIVGVSGGIDSAVVANLIKRAFPENSMGVIMSIKSNPQDREDALKVIEGCDIEYLDLDLIEPQSAILDMVVGNLKDKHLYREEYLKMTDANLRARVRMSTIYTIANNLGYLVVGTDNAAEIHTGYFTKFGDGGVDILPIANLTKGEVYKWAKELGVHEDLINKAPSAGLWEGQTDEDEMGTTYNMIDAVLEGRLDEVPKRDQEIIERLHRLSEHKRKTPAQPPKF, from the coding sequence ATGTCAAATATAAAAATACAAATAGACAAAACTGTAGAATGGCTTGTAAATAAGGTTAATGAGGCAAATGCAAAAGGATTAATTGTTGGTGTATCTGGAGGAATTGATTCAGCAGTAGTTGCTAATTTAATTAAAAGGGCATTTCCAGAAAACTCTATGGGAGTTATAATGAGCATAAAAAGTAATCCTCAAGATAGAGAAGATGCACTTAAGGTTATAGAGGGATGTGATATAGAATATCTTGATTTAGACCTTATAGAACCACAAAGTGCTATATTAGACATGGTAGTAGGAAATTTAAAAGATAAACATTTATATAGAGAAGAATATTTAAAGATGACAGATGCAAATTTAAGGGCAAGAGTAAGAATGAGTACTATTTATACAATTGCTAACAATCTAGGATATCTAGTTGTTGGTACAGATAATGCTGCAGAAATACACACAGGATATTTTACTAAATTTGGTGATGGTGGAGTTGATATTTTACCAATTGCAAATTTAACTAAAGGAGAAGTGTATAAATGGGCAAAAGAACTTGGTGTTCATGAAGATTTAATAAATAAAGCTCCTTCAGCAGGTCTTTGGGAAGGTCAAACAGATGAAGATGAAATGGGAACTACTTACAATATGATAGATGCTGTGTTAGAAGGTAGATTAGATGAAGTTCCTAAAAGAGACCAAGAGATAATTGAAAGACTTCATAGATTAAGCGAACACAAGAGAAAAACGCCTGCACAACCTCCTAAGTTCTAA
- a CDS encoding YebC/PmpR family DNA-binding transcriptional regulator: MGRIGNIINRKGKQDAQRAKIFTKHARAIAVAAKEGGADPEYNAALKTAIEKAKADNMPNDNIDRAIAKGAGAGAGEDYETIVYEGYGPGGVAVIVETLTDNKNRTAGNVRYYFDKNGGNLGTTGCVSFMFDKKGQILVGLGDGVSEEELMDVALEAGAEDFITEEDGYEIITTPEDFSGVRDELKAKGYEFISADVKMIPQTTTVLTEESHLKMMNKLVDMLEEDDDVQDIYHNWEVE; the protein is encoded by the coding sequence ATGGGACGTATAGGTAATATAATTAATAGAAAAGGTAAACAAGATGCTCAAAGAGCAAAGATATTTACTAAACATGCTAGAGCAATAGCCGTTGCAGCTAAAGAAGGTGGAGCAGACCCAGAGTACAATGCAGCGTTAAAAACAGCTATAGAAAAAGCTAAGGCAGACAATATGCCAAATGATAATATAGATAGAGCTATCGCTAAAGGTGCTGGAGCAGGTGCTGGAGAGGACTATGAAACTATAGTTTATGAAGGCTATGGTCCTGGTGGAGTTGCTGTTATAGTAGAAACTTTAACTGACAACAAAAACAGAACTGCTGGTAATGTAAGATATTACTTTGATAAAAACGGAGGAAACTTGGGAACTACTGGATGTGTGTCTTTTATGTTTGATAAAAAAGGACAAATATTAGTTGGTTTGGGAGATGGAGTTTCAGAAGAAGAATTGATGGATGTTGCATTAGAAGCAGGAGCTGAAGATTTTATAACAGAAGAAGATGGCTATGAAATAATAACTACACCAGAAGATTTTTCTGGTGTTCGTGATGAGTTGAAAGCTAAAGGATATGAGTTTATATCTGCTGATGTTAAGATGATACCTCAAACTACAACTGTATTGACTGAAGAATCTCATTTAAAAATGATGAATAAATTGGTTGATATGCTTGAAGAAGATGATGATGTTCAAGATATATATCATAACTGGGAAGTAGAATAG
- a CDS encoding substrate-binding domain-containing protein has product MATIKDIAKDCGLSSATVSYVLSGKGNERRIPLQTQELVLNSADKLGYKRSTPIKHNNIQIAFYWQDEGFELASTNILQAINHIVSLEHLNINIIIRPYKVGHLCDDEYLFSNNYYDGIVLTGINANDIEYLLKNKPKIPVVVVNREIPGFSSVSIDNEETGRIAALHAIQNGKNDIAVVFNPTSFTCMTLRGKSFLKTCKEHGIHLSDSIYYCSNKIDSGYDIAQKMLAKNSLKKVIFCNHDLVALGMMNAFHESGIVIGEDVQIFAASNGPSRLMARSIPPLTVIDLKMEETAERSLRMIIDTITGRINGIQQQVVYPSIIYRQSSPAQNLF; this is encoded by the coding sequence ATGGCAACAATCAAAGATATTGCAAAAGACTGTGGTCTTTCTTCAGCAACTGTCTCGTACGTCTTAAGTGGTAAAGGAAATGAACGTAGAATTCCACTACAGACACAAGAACTTGTATTAAATTCAGCTGATAAGCTTGGATATAAACGCTCTACTCCTATTAAACATAACAATATTCAAATAGCATTTTATTGGCAGGATGAGGGATTTGAGTTGGCATCAACTAATATACTTCAAGCAATAAACCATATAGTTTCTTTAGAACATTTAAATATAAATATCATAATACGACCTTACAAAGTTGGTCATCTATGTGATGATGAATATCTTTTTTCAAATAATTATTATGATGGAATTGTTTTAACAGGCATAAATGCTAATGATATAGAATATCTACTAAAAAATAAACCTAAAATTCCTGTGGTTGTTGTAAATCGTGAAATACCTGGTTTTTCAAGTGTATCTATTGATAATGAAGAAACTGGTCGTATAGCAGCTTTACATGCTATTCAGAATGGTAAAAATGATATTGCTGTTGTATTCAATCCAACTTCCTTTACATGCATGACTTTAAGAGGCAAATCTTTTTTAAAAACATGCAAAGAACATGGAATACATCTATCAGATTCTATATATTATTGTTCTAATAAAATAGATAGTGGATATGATATTGCTCAAAAAATGCTTGCAAAAAATTCACTAAAAAAAGTAATTTTCTGTAATCATGATTTGGTAGCTCTTGGTATGATGAATGCATTTCATGAATCGGGAATTGTAATTGGAGAGGATGTTCAAATATTTGCGGCAAGTAATGGACCTTCACGACTAATGGCAAGAAGTATTCCTCCTTTGACAGTCATAGATTTGAAAATGGAAGAGACAGCAGAACGTAGTCTTAGGATGATTATTGATACAATAACTGGTCGTATAAATGGTATTCAACAACAAGTGGTATATCCATCAATTATTTATAGGCAATCAAGCCCTGCTCAAAACTTATTTTAA
- a CDS encoding hydroxymethylglutaryl-CoA lyase, protein MCKINIFEVGPRDGFQNLKEFLETDKKLKIIDGLIASGIRQLEISSFVSPKAIPQMKDAKEIATYCVEKYPDVKLYALVPNLYGAKVAWECGIRDISYVISLSETHNKKNINRTHEESITELKKIIDFYPEMNICVGIATVFGCPFEGIPKIEDAVEFSKRLWENGIREMNLADTIGIADPKQVRDTISALVEALPECRWQVHIHDTRNMGMVNTLVAIESGINTVQSTLGGLGGCPFAPGASGNTATEDLVYMLERMGYDTGVDFVKLLELSKYQMSFVNGVYSGHHVNIKSENCNY, encoded by the coding sequence ATGTGTAAGATAAATATATTTGAAGTTGGTCCTAGAGATGGATTTCAAAACCTGAAAGAGTTTTTAGAAACTGATAAAAAACTTAAGATTATTGATGGTCTTATTGCTTCAGGGATTAGACAGCTTGAAATTAGTTCATTTGTAAGCCCAAAGGCAATACCTCAGATGAAAGATGCAAAAGAAATAGCAACTTACTGTGTAGAAAAATATCCTGATGTGAAACTTTATGCATTAGTTCCAAATTTATATGGTGCTAAAGTCGCATGGGAGTGTGGTATAAGAGATATATCTTATGTTATTTCCTTAAGTGAAACTCACAATAAGAAAAATATAAATAGAACTCATGAAGAATCCATTACTGAACTTAAAAAAATAATAGATTTCTATCCTGAAATGAATATATGTGTTGGAATAGCCACAGTATTTGGATGCCCTTTTGAAGGCATACCAAAAATAGAGGATGCGGTGGAGTTTAGTAAACGCCTTTGGGAAAACGGTATCAGAGAGATGAATTTGGCAGATACAATAGGTATTGCTGACCCAAAACAAGTTAGAGACACTATTAGTGCATTAGTCGAAGCATTACCAGAATGTAGATGGCAGGTACATATACATGACACTAGAAATATGGGGATGGTTAATACTCTTGTAGCTATTGAGTCTGGTATTAATACTGTTCAGTCTACACTTGGGGGATTAGGAGGGTGTCCTTTTGCTCCTGGAGCATCTGGAAATACTGCAACTGAAGATTTAGTGTACATGCTCGAACGCATGGGATATGATACAGGAGTTGATTTTGTTAAACTCCTTGAATTATCAAAGTATCAGATGAGTTTTGTAAACGGTGTATATAGTGGTCATCATGTAAATATAAAATCTGAGAATTGTAATTATTAG